A genomic segment from Pseudoduganella chitinolytica encodes:
- the adeC gene encoding AdeC/AdeK/OprM family multidrug efflux complex outer membrane factor: MNKSLITAAVAALLAGCSLAPVYERPQAPVTPVWPQGDAYQPAARPTEARDAAAIGWREFIGDEKLRQLVQLALDNNRDLRVSVLNIERARAQYGVTRAAQLPQVNAAVGQTAQRVPDNLSPNGDGYITRQYSANLGISAFELDLFGRVKNLSEAGLQQYLGTQEARRAQQISLVAEVANAWLTLAADQERLRLAQDTLKNQQISYELSRRRFAAGATSALDMYEAQQSVESARNDMAVYTAQVAADRNALALLAGASVPAELLPQGGLTAATQLADLPAGVPSDVLQRRPDVLSAERTLQAANANIGAARAAFFPRISLTASAGSASSALSGLFKAGSGAWSFIPQVTLPIFTAGANQANLDIAKADRDIALAQYDKAIQSAFREVADALAQRGTLDERVASQTALAEASARSYRIYEARYQKGADAYQTSLTSQRNLYAAQQGLISARLAKATNQVTLYKVLGGGWQ; this comes from the coding sequence ATGAACAAGTCCCTCATTACCGCGGCAGTCGCCGCACTGCTGGCCGGCTGCAGCCTGGCGCCCGTGTACGAGCGCCCCCAGGCGCCCGTCACGCCGGTCTGGCCGCAAGGCGACGCCTACCAGCCGGCCGCGCGGCCGACGGAGGCGCGCGACGCTGCCGCCATCGGCTGGCGCGAATTCATCGGCGACGAGAAACTGCGCCAGCTGGTGCAGCTGGCGCTGGACAACAACCGCGACCTGCGCGTGTCGGTGCTGAACATCGAGCGGGCCCGCGCCCAGTATGGCGTGACGCGTGCGGCGCAACTGCCGCAGGTGAACGCGGCGGTGGGCCAGACGGCGCAACGCGTGCCGGACAACCTGAGCCCCAACGGCGATGGCTATATCACGCGCCAGTACAGCGCCAACCTGGGCATCTCCGCGTTCGAGCTGGACCTGTTCGGCCGCGTGAAGAACCTGTCGGAAGCGGGCCTGCAGCAGTACCTGGGCACGCAGGAAGCGCGCCGCGCCCAGCAGATCAGCCTCGTGGCCGAAGTGGCCAACGCCTGGCTGACGCTGGCGGCGGACCAGGAACGCCTGCGCCTGGCGCAGGACACGCTGAAGAACCAGCAGATCAGCTATGAGCTGAGCCGCCGGCGCTTCGCCGCGGGCGCCACGTCGGCCCTGGACATGTACGAGGCGCAGCAAAGCGTGGAATCGGCCCGCAACGACATGGCTGTCTATACGGCGCAGGTGGCGGCGGACCGCAACGCCCTGGCGCTGCTGGCCGGCGCATCCGTGCCGGCCGAACTGCTGCCGCAAGGCGGCCTGACGGCGGCGACGCAGCTGGCGGACCTGCCGGCGGGCGTGCCGTCGGACGTGTTGCAGCGCCGCCCGGACGTGCTGTCCGCCGAGCGCACCTTGCAGGCGGCGAACGCCAACATCGGTGCGGCCCGTGCCGCCTTCTTCCCCCGCATCTCGCTGACGGCATCGGCGGGCAGCGCCAGCAGCGCGCTGTCGGGCCTCTTCAAGGCCGGTTCGGGGGCGTGGAGCTTTATTCCGCAGGTGACGCTGCCGATCTTCACGGCCGGCGCCAACCAGGCCAACCTCGATATCGCCAAGGCCGACCGCGACATCGCGCTGGCTCAGTATGACAAGGCGATCCAGTCGGCATTCCGCGAAGTGGCCGATGCGCTGGCCCAGCGCGGCACGCTCGACGAACGCGTGGCATCGCAGACGGCGTTGGCCGAGGCTTCGGCCAGGAGCTACCGCATCTACGAGGCGCGTTACCAGAAGGGCGCCGATGCGTACCAGACGTCGCTGACGTCGCAGCGCAACCTGTACGCGGCGCAGCAGGGGCTCATCAGCGCGCGGCTGGCCAAGGCAACCAACCAGGTGACGCTGTACAAGGTGCTTGGGGGCGGGTGGCAGTAA
- a CDS encoding GNAT family N-acetyltransferase: MATRTTPSRTIEMRPVEQADQRFLEQLYASTRGTDQRMDGCDARTEALLVALQYRARQAQLRTVYPYGDIAVILERDRPIGSLYVNYGPDEIRILDMSLLPEYRNRGIGLGLLRSLQAQGVRMRVPVRLDLLLSSPAYRLFQRCGFVLRGANGMHNSLEWMPPLLT, translated from the coding sequence ATGGCTACCCGGACCACCCCTTCCCGTACCATCGAAATGCGGCCGGTGGAACAGGCCGACCAGCGCTTCTTGGAGCAGCTGTACGCCAGCACGCGCGGCACGGACCAGCGCATGGACGGTTGCGACGCCCGCACCGAGGCGCTCCTCGTGGCGCTGCAGTACCGGGCCCGCCAGGCGCAACTGCGCACGGTGTACCCATACGGCGACATCGCCGTCATCCTCGAACGCGACCGCCCGATCGGCAGCCTGTACGTCAACTACGGTCCCGACGAGATCCGGATTCTCGACATGAGCCTGCTGCCCGAATACCGCAACCGCGGCATCGGGCTGGGCCTGTTGCGCAGCCTGCAGGCCCAGGGCGTGCGCATGCGCGTGCCCGTGCGGCTGGACCTGCTGCTGAGCAGCCCGGCCTACCGGCTGTTCCAGCGCTGCGGCTTCGTGCTGCGCGGGGCGAACGGCATGCACAACAGCCTGGAGTGGATGCCGCCGCTGCTTACTTGA
- a CDS encoding TetR/AcrR family transcriptional regulator has product MTTPEKRHPDPERARNRRRQVLDAAAACFSRSGFHGASMAEISKAAGMSAGHIYNYFDGKDAIIAAFVEENVERVSALLRDLEARGDVLQALLDDVPKSVAEHIDRDVWRLPLEITAEASRNPTVAAVVYDADRRTRAIFRPLLKAGRERHGLPVDDALLEGRMDAIITVFQGLSARAQHNPDIDQAALTASVQVAMKALLFS; this is encoded by the coding sequence ATGACCACACCAGAAAAGCGCCATCCCGACCCCGAACGCGCCCGCAACCGGCGCCGCCAGGTGCTGGACGCGGCCGCGGCATGTTTCAGCCGCAGCGGCTTCCACGGGGCCAGCATGGCCGAGATTTCCAAGGCCGCGGGCATGAGCGCGGGCCACATCTACAACTACTTCGACGGCAAGGACGCCATCATCGCCGCCTTTGTCGAGGAAAACGTCGAACGCGTGTCGGCGCTGCTGCGCGACCTGGAAGCGCGCGGCGACGTGCTGCAGGCGTTGCTGGACGACGTGCCGAAAAGCGTCGCCGAGCACATCGACCGCGACGTCTGGCGCCTGCCGCTGGAGATCACGGCGGAAGCGTCGCGCAACCCGACCGTCGCCGCCGTCGTGTACGACGCCGACCGCCGCACCCGGGCCATATTCAGGCCGCTGTTGAAGGCCGGGCGCGAGCGCCACGGCCTGCCGGTGGACGACGCCCTGCTCGAAGGCCGGATGGACGCTATCATCACGGTGTTCCAGGGCTTGAGCGCGCGTGCGCAGCACAACCCGGACATCGACCAGGCCGCGCTGACCGCCTCCGTGCAGGTGGCGATGAAGGCGCTGCTGTTTTCCTGA
- a CDS encoding fumarylacetoacetate hydrolase family protein encodes MTDYVFPPHRAAALFVAGTDARFPVRRVYCVGRNYAGHAREMGSDPQREPPFFFSKPGDADGVVAVAAGTTAELPFPPRTANFHHECELVVAIGKGGANIAVDDAPGHVFGYAVGFDMTRRDLQGQMKDAGRPWEIGKAFDHSAPVGVLHPAAQVAGIDQAAIRLQVDGATKQEGRTDDMIWSIAETIANLSTLFTLQPGDLIFTGTPEGVGAVQRGQLLSGHVDGLTDLAVRYV; translated from the coding sequence ATGACCGATTACGTCTTCCCGCCACACCGGGCCGCCGCGCTGTTCGTCGCCGGCACCGACGCCCGTTTCCCCGTCCGCCGCGTCTACTGCGTGGGCCGCAACTACGCGGGCCACGCCCGCGAAATGGGTTCGGACCCGCAGCGCGAACCGCCGTTCTTCTTCAGCAAACCGGGCGACGCCGACGGTGTCGTCGCGGTGGCGGCCGGCACCACGGCCGAGCTGCCGTTCCCGCCCCGCACGGCCAACTTCCACCACGAGTGCGAGCTGGTCGTCGCCATCGGCAAGGGCGGTGCCAATATCGCCGTTGACGATGCGCCCGGACATGTCTTCGGCTACGCGGTCGGCTTCGACATGACCCGGCGCGACCTGCAGGGCCAGATGAAGGACGCCGGCCGGCCATGGGAGATCGGCAAGGCCTTCGATCATTCGGCGCCCGTCGGCGTGCTGCATCCGGCCGCCCAGGTGGCAGGGATCGACCAGGCGGCAATCCGCCTGCAGGTGGACGGCGCGACGAAGCAGGAAGGGCGCACCGACGACATGATCTGGTCGATCGCCGAGACGATCGCCAACCTGTCCACCTTGTTCACACTGCAGCCGGGCGACCTGATTTTCACGGGGACGCCGGAAGGCGTGGGCGCCGTGCAACGCGGCCAGCTGCTGAGCGGCCATGTCGACGGCCTGACGGACCTGGCGGTGCGTTACGTCTGA
- a CDS encoding SIR2 family NAD-dependent protein deacylase: MTTDRPLSPALLDRAADLIAQADGLVVAAGAGMGVDSGLPDFRGDAGFWRAYPALGRARLAFTSVASPATFERDPALAWGFYGHRLALYRATVPHEGFALLRAWGERMSHGCHVFTSNVDGQFQRAGFDAQRVHECHGSIHHLQCLEACTPAIWPADGFVPDVDAAACRLRNQPPACPHCGGRARPNILMFGDWGWVQERSARQAARLQAWLRQVRRPVVIELGAGTAVPSVRYFSQQVVHGGGRLVRINPREWEVAGSRDVGLAAGALAGLRAIAARMRDQT; this comes from the coding sequence ATGACGACCGACCGACCATTGTCCCCTGCCCTGCTCGACCGCGCGGCCGACCTGATCGCCCAGGCCGACGGCCTGGTGGTGGCGGCCGGCGCCGGCATGGGCGTCGATTCGGGCCTGCCGGACTTTCGCGGCGACGCCGGCTTCTGGCGCGCCTATCCCGCCCTCGGGCGCGCGCGGCTGGCGTTCACCAGCGTCGCCTCCCCCGCCACGTTCGAGCGTGATCCTGCGCTGGCGTGGGGCTTCTACGGCCACCGGCTGGCGCTGTACCGCGCCACCGTGCCGCACGAGGGGTTTGCGCTGCTGCGCGCGTGGGGCGAACGGATGTCGCATGGCTGCCATGTCTTCACCAGCAATGTCGACGGCCAGTTCCAGCGCGCCGGCTTCGATGCGCAGCGCGTCCACGAGTGCCACGGCTCGATTCATCATTTACAGTGCCTCGAAGCCTGCACGCCCGCGATCTGGCCGGCGGACGGCTTCGTGCCGGACGTCGATGCCGCTGCGTGCCGGCTGCGCAACCAGCCGCCCGCATGTCCGCACTGCGGCGGCCGGGCGCGGCCGAACATCCTGATGTTCGGCGACTGGGGCTGGGTGCAGGAGCGCAGCGCGCGCCAGGCGGCGCGCCTGCAGGCGTGGCTGCGGCAGGTGCGGCGGCCCGTCGTCATCGAACTGGGTGCCGGGACGGCCGTACCGTCGGTGCGGTACTTCAGCCAGCAGGTCGTGCATGGCGGCGGACGGCTGGTGCGGATCAATCCGCGCGAGTGGGAAGTCGCCGGCAGCCGCGATGTCGGGCTGGCGGCGGGTGCGCTGGCAGGGCTGCGGGCCATCGCGGCCCGCATGCGCGATCAGACGTAA
- a CDS encoding PEP-CTERM sorting domain-containing protein — protein MKQLLIGLVTAGAVCAAGGVQAATSVTATNLQIDMLYSDARFGMEVLSDNGGTLTLSMTNLMSPGLWQVTSEQWSGEYGNGDAASTSLQFDVRDGYRITALTISGKAYGVLDATSAPADVPAEWQPYARNTFDFRWYVNGATAGYRIGGSDIAGHQEFSDTVAQAIQGRSVVRFDTSLSVLARGYIDTPCTDHCWGVEYPATAGIQVSDVVMTVQIAPVPEPATYAMLLSGLALAGVVARRRKA, from the coding sequence ATGAAGCAACTCTTGATCGGACTGGTCACGGCTGGCGCGGTGTGCGCGGCAGGTGGCGTGCAGGCCGCGACCAGCGTGACGGCAACCAATCTGCAGATCGACATGCTGTATTCCGATGCCAGATTCGGCATGGAAGTCCTGTCGGACAACGGTGGCACCTTGACGCTGTCGATGACGAACCTCATGTCCCCGGGCTTGTGGCAAGTAACCAGCGAGCAATGGAGTGGCGAGTACGGCAACGGTGACGCCGCCTCGACGTCGCTGCAGTTCGACGTACGCGACGGTTACCGGATCACTGCGCTGACGATCAGCGGCAAGGCGTACGGCGTGCTCGACGCAACGTCCGCGCCGGCGGACGTGCCGGCCGAGTGGCAGCCCTACGCGCGCAACACTTTCGATTTCCGCTGGTACGTCAACGGCGCGACTGCCGGCTATAGGATCGGCGGCAGCGATATCGCCGGCCACCAGGAATTTAGCGATACGGTCGCGCAAGCCATCCAGGGACGCTCGGTTGTCCGTTTCGACACCTCCCTGAGCGTCTTGGCCCGCGGCTATATCGATACGCCATGCACCGATCACTGCTGGGGCGTCGAATACCCTGCCACGGCCGGGATCCAGGTCAGCGACGTCGTCATGACAGTCCAGATCGCACCGGTCCCCGAACCGGCCACGTACGCAATGCTGCTGAGCGGCCTGGCACTGGCCGGTGTCGTCGCACGGCGGCGCAAGGCCTGA
- a CDS encoding DUF6152 family protein, which translates to MHRSTASLSATALLTAALATPVSAHHGWSEYDAAKPLNLAGTIVESGYTQPHGYVLLQSADKRWHVVLAPPSRMEGRGLSKEALVAGAKVTVYGYPHRSKLDELRAERITVGDKTTELR; encoded by the coding sequence ATGCACCGTTCCACCGCATCCCTCAGCGCCACCGCGTTGCTCACCGCCGCGCTGGCGACTCCTGTTTCAGCCCACCACGGCTGGAGCGAATACGACGCCGCCAAACCCCTCAACCTGGCGGGCACCATCGTCGAAAGCGGTTATACGCAGCCGCACGGCTACGTGCTGCTGCAGTCGGCCGACAAGCGCTGGCACGTCGTGCTGGCGCCGCCCTCGCGCATGGAAGGCCGGGGCCTGTCGAAGGAGGCGCTTGTCGCCGGCGCCAAGGTCACCGTGTATGGCTATCCTCACCGCAGCAAGCTCGATGAGCTGCGTGCCGAGCGCATTACCGTCGGCGACAAGACCACCGAACTGCGTTGA
- a CDS encoding DUF6644 family protein has product MDWTAWLAATTVAQAMRADPWLYPIVEICHIVGFAVLVGAVALFDLRLLGCGRALPVQALAAHLLPWAVGSLLLIVPAGFLMFATQPRDFLTNPAFLLKMTLLLAAGANAAIFHLGVWRHAPGWTTSVPWPARTHALLSLLLWVGVIACGRLLAYL; this is encoded by the coding sequence ATGGACTGGACGGCCTGGCTGGCCGCGACGACCGTCGCGCAGGCGATGCGCGCCGACCCGTGGCTGTACCCGATTGTCGAGATCTGTCATATCGTCGGCTTTGCCGTGCTGGTCGGGGCGGTGGCGCTGTTCGACCTGCGCCTGCTGGGCTGCGGCCGTGCATTGCCCGTGCAGGCGCTGGCCGCGCACCTGTTGCCCTGGGCGGTGGGCAGCCTGCTGCTGATCGTGCCCGCCGGCTTTCTGATGTTCGCCACCCAGCCGCGCGACTTCCTGACCAATCCGGCCTTCCTGCTGAAGATGACGTTGCTGCTGGCGGCCGGCGCCAACGCGGCCATCTTTCACTTGGGGGTGTGGCGCCATGCCCCCGGCTGGACGACGAGCGTGCCCTGGCCGGCGCGGACGCATGCGCTGCTGTCGCTGCTCCTGTGGGTGGGCGTCATCGCCTGCGGGCGCCTGCTGGCCTACCTGTGA
- a CDS encoding metallophosphoesterase family protein, translating to MRIAAISDIHGNLAALDAVLADIARRGADVVVNLGDLLSGPLQPCATAERLMALDLPTVAGNHERQVLTHAPARMGASDRFASERVTPAQRAWMATLPATLRLGDDVLLVHGTPTSDLTGWLETVTPAGMRPATHAEVLERAGDARAGLLLCGHTHVPRALRLDDGRLVVNPGSVGLQAYDDPEPWPHRMENSTPHARYALVERSGTAWSVSHIAVVYDWDGAAALAERHGAPDWAHALRTGRMPDRDTLTAGR from the coding sequence ATGCGAATCGCGGCGATCTCCGACATCCACGGCAACCTGGCGGCACTGGACGCCGTGCTGGCCGATATCGCCCGGCGCGGCGCCGACGTCGTCGTCAACCTGGGCGACCTGCTGTCCGGCCCCCTGCAGCCGTGCGCCACGGCCGAGCGGCTGATGGCGCTGGACCTGCCTACCGTGGCCGGCAACCACGAACGCCAGGTGCTGACGCACGCGCCCGCACGGATGGGCGCCTCCGACCGCTTCGCCAGCGAACGTGTGACGCCTGCGCAGCGCGCCTGGATGGCGACATTGCCGGCGACCTTGCGACTGGGCGACGACGTATTGCTGGTGCACGGCACGCCCACGTCCGACCTGACCGGCTGGCTGGAAACGGTGACGCCGGCCGGCATGCGCCCGGCCACGCATGCCGAAGTACTGGAGCGTGCCGGCGATGCGCGCGCCGGCCTGCTGCTGTGCGGGCACACGCACGTGCCGCGCGCACTGCGCCTCGACGACGGCCGCCTGGTCGTCAATCCCGGCAGCGTGGGCCTGCAGGCCTACGACGATCCCGAGCCGTGGCCGCACCGGATGGAAAACAGCACGCCGCATGCGCGTTATGCGCTGGTCGAGCGCAGCGGCACCGCGTGGAGCGTCTCGCACATCGCTGTCGTCTACGACTGGGACGGCGCCGCCGCGCTGGCCGAACGGCACGGCGCGCCCGATTGGGCGCATGCGCTGCGCACCGGCCGCATGCCGGACCGAGACACGCTGACGGCGGGCCGCTAG
- a CDS encoding LysR substrate-binding domain-containing protein — MDIRSLRYFVETARLSSFTQAAEQLHVTQSTISKMVHQLEQELGTPLLDRDGRRLTLTDTGRVVYQRGQEMLATMRTLADEVRDIQATRRGTLTIGIPPMINLLFTPVLKAFRERHPDIALQLREETGQQVEKLVAAGELELGMTVLPADSGLALRTLPVAASPIWALAATGTFQAQRRTLKLAALADLPLVLLTDDFALARSLRRAFAAAGIAPRVVAQSGQWDWLVEMASAGIGVALLPEPFVTRLAEDRVQAVRIVEPALEWQVAHVWNGRYLSYAARAWLEVCGEVLG, encoded by the coding sequence ATGGATATCCGATCGCTGCGCTACTTCGTCGAGACGGCCCGCCTGTCCAGTTTCACGCAGGCCGCCGAGCAGTTGCACGTGACTCAATCGACGATCAGCAAGATGGTGCACCAGCTCGAGCAGGAACTGGGCACGCCGCTGCTTGACCGCGACGGCCGCCGCCTGACGCTGACCGACACGGGCCGCGTCGTCTACCAGCGCGGCCAGGAAATGCTGGCGACGATGCGCACGCTGGCCGACGAGGTGCGCGACATCCAGGCCACCCGGCGCGGCACGCTGACGATCGGCATCCCGCCCATGATCAACCTGCTGTTCACGCCCGTGCTGAAGGCGTTCCGGGAACGTCATCCGGACATTGCGCTGCAACTGCGCGAGGAAACCGGCCAGCAGGTGGAAAAACTGGTGGCGGCCGGCGAACTGGAACTGGGCATGACGGTGCTGCCGGCCGATTCCGGGCTGGCGCTGCGCACCCTGCCCGTGGCGGCCAGCCCGATCTGGGCGCTCGCCGCCACTGGCACCTTCCAGGCCCAGCGCCGCACGCTCAAGCTGGCGGCGCTGGCGGACCTGCCGCTGGTACTGCTGACGGACGACTTCGCGCTGGCCCGCTCGTTGCGCCGCGCCTTTGCCGCGGCCGGCATCGCGCCGCGCGTGGTGGCGCAAAGCGGGCAATGGGACTGGCTGGTGGAGATGGCGTCGGCCGGCATCGGAGTCGCCTTGCTGCCGGAGCCGTTCGTCACCCGGCTGGCGGAAGACCGGGTCCAGGCCGTGCGCATCGTCGAACCGGCGCTGGAGTGGCAGGTGGCGCACGTGTGGAATGGCCGCTACTTGTCGTACGCCGCACGGGCGTGGCTGGAGGTCTGCGGCGAGGTGCTGGGCTAG